In Lysobacter luteus, a single window of DNA contains:
- the asnB gene encoding asparagine synthase (glutamine-hydrolyzing), whose amino-acid sequence MCGIAGFTGADVVPALARPVLGRMIDTLAHRGPDAFGFHCDPGVGLAHARLSIIDLETGDQPMSNPAGTVWTVFNGEIFNHVELRASLEAAGHTFRTRSDTEVIVHLYERYGDRFVEHLNGQFAIALWDRTRRRLVLARDRAGIRPLFHARAKGRLWFASETKALLAVLPECAAIDPLALAQALTYWSTPEPGTIHRGIQSLPPGCLLAIEHDGSETLTRYWDWTFPDAADTTPARYHGDIESATAELRALLVDAVRLQLRADVPVGAYLSGGLDSSGIVALVRGFTDTPVRTFSVAFDDPEFDESAHQQAMVAHLGTDHTTLRCSRRQIGEAFPQLVRHAEVPVLRTAPVPMMLLAGCVREHGFKVVLTGEGADEVFGGYDLFKEAKVRRFWARQPGSRLRPLLLQRLYGYLPNSPVRNPAFAQSFFGQGMEHLERPVFAHAPRWATSGRALAMLAPELRAAIAGWDPLADFERTLPAGTMAWSPLARDQYVEAKSLLSGYLLSSQGDRAAMANSIEARFPYLDHRLVEFANRLPPSWKIRGLNEKYLLRRALAGLLPDGILQRTKQPYRAPDCQSFFHDGEPLDYVADLMGGDRVRAAGYFDAAAVGRLFDKCRAGRATGFADNQAFVGVLSTMLLHDQARAAAGRQRYAA is encoded by the coding sequence GTGTGCGGAATAGCAGGCTTCACCGGTGCCGACGTGGTGCCGGCGCTGGCGCGGCCCGTGCTCGGTCGCATGATCGACACCCTTGCCCACCGCGGCCCGGACGCCTTCGGGTTCCATTGCGACCCTGGCGTGGGTCTTGCGCATGCGCGGCTCTCGATCATCGACCTGGAGACCGGCGACCAGCCGATGTCCAACCCCGCCGGCACGGTGTGGACCGTGTTCAACGGCGAGATCTTCAACCACGTCGAGCTGCGTGCCTCGCTGGAGGCCGCCGGCCACACGTTCCGGACCCGCTCCGACACCGAGGTGATCGTCCACCTGTACGAGCGCTACGGCGACCGGTTCGTCGAGCACCTCAACGGCCAGTTCGCGATCGCGCTGTGGGATCGGACGCGGCGTCGCCTCGTGCTGGCACGCGACCGTGCCGGCATCCGGCCGCTGTTCCATGCCCGCGCCAAGGGGCGTCTGTGGTTCGCGTCCGAGACCAAGGCGCTGCTGGCGGTACTGCCCGAGTGCGCGGCGATCGACCCACTGGCGCTGGCGCAGGCGCTGACCTACTGGTCGACGCCGGAGCCGGGCACGATCCACCGCGGGATCCAGAGCCTGCCGCCCGGGTGCCTTCTCGCGATCGAACACGACGGCAGCGAAACCCTGACCCGCTACTGGGACTGGACGTTCCCCGACGCCGCCGACACCACCCCTGCGCGCTACCACGGTGATATCGAATCGGCGACCGCCGAGCTGCGCGCGTTGCTGGTGGACGCGGTGCGCCTGCAGTTGCGAGCGGACGTGCCGGTCGGCGCCTACCTCAGTGGCGGGCTGGACTCGTCGGGGATCGTCGCGCTGGTGCGCGGCTTCACCGACACCCCGGTCCGCACGTTCTCGGTTGCGTTCGACGACCCGGAGTTTGACGAGAGCGCGCACCAGCAGGCCATGGTCGCCCACCTCGGTACCGACCACACCACCCTGCGCTGCAGCCGCCGGCAGATCGGCGAGGCATTCCCGCAACTGGTGCGCCATGCCGAGGTGCCCGTGCTGCGGACCGCGCCCGTGCCGATGATGCTGCTGGCCGGATGCGTGCGCGAACACGGGTTCAAGGTCGTACTCACCGGAGAAGGCGCCGACGAGGTGTTTGGCGGCTACGACCTGTTCAAGGAGGCCAAGGTGCGGCGTTTCTGGGCACGCCAGCCCGGGTCGCGGCTTCGGCCCCTGCTGTTGCAGCGGCTGTACGGCTATCTGCCCAACTCCCCGGTGCGCAATCCCGCCTTCGCGCAGTCGTTCTTCGGCCAGGGCATGGAACACCTGGAGCGCCCGGTGTTCGCGCACGCGCCACGTTGGGCCACGTCGGGCCGCGCACTGGCGATGCTCGCGCCGGAGTTGCGCGCCGCCATCGCCGGGTGGGATCCGCTGGCGGACTTCGAGCGCACGCTGCCTGCGGGCACGATGGCGTGGAGCCCGTTGGCGCGCGACCAGTATGTCGAGGCCAAGTCGCTGCTGTCGGGTTACCTGCTCTCGTCGCAGGGCGACCGCGCCGCGATGGCCAACTCGATCGAGGCGCGTTTCCCCTACCTGGACCACCGGCTGGTGGAGTTCGCCAACCGGCTCCCACCCAGCTGGAAGATCCGCGGACTCAACGAGAAGTACCTGCTCCGCCGCGCGCTCGCCGGCCTGCTGCCCGACGGCATCCTCCAACGCACCAAGCAGCCCTACCGTGCGCCGGATTGCCAGAGCTTCTTCCACGACGGCGAACCGCTCGACTACGTCGCCGACCTCATGGGTGGCGACCGCGTGCGTGCCGCGGGCTACTTCGACGCGGCCGCGGTGGGACGCCTGTTCGACAAATGCCGCGCCGGGCGCGCCACCGGCTTTGCCGACAACCAGGCGTTCGTCGGCGTGCTGTCGACGATGCTGCTGCACGACCAGGCCCGCGCGGCCGCCGGTCGCCAGCGGTACGCCGCCTGA
- a CDS encoding GMC oxidoreductase: MIIDFARPTTPAEMDVDLCIVGAGPAGITLARSFAGSAMTVCLLESGGLDGEPDSQALCRGVSTGLALDPAACRVRTFGGAGNAWGGGCIPLDPADLTQRDWVPHSGWPLSFDALAPYYERALDHCGIGQHRLAPGTFATPPARTPPGFDPDLLVNRTFILSPVFFGEVGREALGQAPNITVLLHANALELETDDTARTVRAARIGTLDGRRGRVHARTWVLACGGIENARLLLLSDAVAPRGLGNDRDLVGRYFMDHPSGSLGRIDGGVPDPLCRPYDRSGGQGATPAFPELGVSPVAARRHRMLAARVRPLAVEAEVPPGLHALRRLRAALHEPSCDEALEGQMKALATESGDMPASPGIGGLALGVAAGLGDVARAVGRRLAGKRVVPTGHVDVVGFFEQAPNRDSRITLDDRVDALGQRCVRVDWQVTPLDWHTWRTTATLAGNALARACGGRFQRVDWLEPDSNATPRLHGTSHHMGTTRMSDDPSTGVVDTDGKVHGVDNLYVAGSSVFPAGGWAFPTFTIVAMSLRLAEHLQRRPDALARAGAGHAAATMPTPAHRPAASPVPPDPIPARTAVPAPGGPSSAPAQ; the protein is encoded by the coding sequence GTGATCATCGATTTTGCCCGGCCCACGACCCCGGCCGAGATGGACGTGGACCTGTGCATCGTGGGTGCGGGCCCCGCCGGGATCACGCTTGCGCGTTCGTTCGCGGGTAGCGCGATGACCGTCTGCCTGCTCGAGAGCGGCGGCCTGGACGGCGAACCCGATAGCCAGGCCCTGTGCCGCGGCGTGTCGACGGGGTTGGCGCTGGACCCGGCGGCTTGCCGGGTACGGACGTTCGGCGGCGCCGGCAATGCTTGGGGCGGTGGCTGCATCCCCCTCGATCCTGCCGACCTGACGCAGCGCGACTGGGTACCGCACAGTGGCTGGCCGTTGTCGTTCGATGCGCTGGCGCCGTACTACGAGCGTGCCCTGGACCATTGCGGCATCGGGCAGCACCGATTGGCACCGGGTACGTTCGCGACGCCGCCGGCGCGTACGCCACCGGGGTTCGATCCGGATCTGCTGGTCAACCGGACCTTCATCCTCAGCCCGGTGTTCTTCGGCGAGGTCGGCCGCGAGGCGCTCGGCCAGGCACCCAACATCACCGTGCTGCTGCACGCCAACGCGCTCGAACTGGAGACGGACGACACCGCGCGCACGGTCCGTGCCGCCAGGATCGGCACGCTGGATGGACGCCGCGGCCGGGTCCACGCGCGGACCTGGGTGCTGGCCTGCGGCGGTATCGAGAACGCGCGCCTGCTGTTGCTGTCCGACGCGGTGGCGCCACGAGGCCTCGGCAACGACCGCGACCTGGTCGGCCGGTACTTCATGGACCATCCCAGCGGATCGCTGGGCCGCATCGACGGCGGTGTCCCGGACCCGTTGTGCCGGCCCTACGACCGAAGCGGCGGCCAGGGCGCGACACCCGCCTTCCCGGAGTTGGGTGTATCGCCGGTCGCGGCGCGCCGGCACCGGATGCTGGCCGCACGGGTCCGGCCGCTTGCGGTCGAGGCAGAGGTGCCGCCCGGCTTGCATGCCCTGCGCCGTCTGCGTGCCGCGCTGCATGAGCCCTCGTGCGACGAGGCGCTGGAGGGCCAGATGAAGGCGCTTGCGACGGAATCCGGCGACATGCCGGCATCTCCCGGCATTGGCGGGCTTGCGCTCGGGGTGGCGGCGGGACTCGGCGACGTCGCGCGCGCGGTAGGGCGCCGACTCGCGGGGAAGCGCGTCGTCCCGACGGGGCACGTCGACGTCGTGGGGTTCTTCGAGCAGGCGCCCAACCGCGACAGCCGCATCACCCTGGATGACCGGGTCGATGCACTGGGGCAGCGCTGCGTCCGGGTCGACTGGCAGGTGACCCCGCTCGACTGGCACACCTGGCGCACGACCGCCACGCTGGCCGGCAACGCGCTTGCGCGAGCATGCGGGGGCCGGTTCCAGCGGGTGGACTGGCTGGAGCCCGATAGCAATGCGACGCCCCGGTTGCACGGCACCTCGCACCACATGGGCACCACCCGGATGTCGGACGACCCGTCGACCGGCGTGGTCGACACCGATGGCAAGGTGCACGGCGTCGACAACCTCTACGTTGCCGGCAGCTCGGTATTCCCAGCGGGCGGCTGGGCGTTCCCGACCTTTACGATCGTGGCGATGAGCCTGCGGCTGGCCGAACACCTGCAGCGCCGTCCGGACGCGCTGGCTCGCGCCGGTGCGGGGCACGCCGCGGCGACGATGCCAACGCCCGCTCACAGGCCTGCAGCGTCTCCCGTGCCACCTGATCCCATCCCCGCGAGAACCGCCGTGCCAGCGCCGGGTGGTCCCAGCAGCGCTCCAGCGCAGTGA